The Parambassis ranga chromosome 19, fParRan2.1, whole genome shotgun sequence genome contains a region encoding:
- the nog3 gene encoding noggin-3 has product MENSCYLLAVFILVLSLGFRIEEGMCQHFYLLRPIPSDTLPIEIIKEEPDPALDPKEKDLNETELRSTLGSHFDPFFMSISPPEDKYAGNEELSEADPRQMPKEIRAMEFEVQHGKKQRPSKKLRRRLQLWLWSYAFCPVVYAWNDLGSRFWPRYVKVGSCYNKRSCSVPEGMVCKPAKATHLTILRWRCQQKKGALKCSWIQVQYPIISECKCSCPN; this is encoded by the coding sequence ATGGAAAACTCCTGTTACTTGCTGGCTGTGTTTATACTTGTTCTCTCCCTGGGGTTCAGGATAGAGGAGGGCATGTGCCAGCACTTCTATCTCCTCCGTCCCATTCCCAGCGACACTCTGCCCATAGAGATCATAAAGGAAGAGCCGGACCCGGCGCTGGACCCTAAAGAGAAGGACCTGAACGAGACGGAGCTCAGGAGCACTCTGGGCAGTCACTTCGACCCATTCTTCATGTCCATATCCCCGCCGGAGGACAAGTACGCGGGGAACGAGGAGCTGAGTGAGGCGGACCCGAGGCAGATGCCCAAAGAGATCCGGGCCATGGAGTTCGAGGTCCAGCACGGCAAGAAGCAGAGGCCCAGTAAAAAACTCCGGAGAAGGCTGCAGTTGTGGCTGTGGTCTTACGCTTTCTGTCCGGTTGTTTACGCGTGGAACGATCTGGGCAGCAGGTTCTGGCCGCGCTACGTGAAGGTGGGAAGCTGCTACAATAAGCGGTCTTGTTCGGTCCCTGAAGGGATGGTCTGCAAACCTGCCAAAGCGACTCATTTAACGATCCTGCGATGGCGCTGCCAGCAGAAAAAGGGGGCTCTCAAATGCTCCTGGATACAGGTTCAGTATCCCATCATATCAGAGTGCAAGTGTTCCTGTCCGAACTGA
- the LOC114452074 gene encoding chromobox protein homolog 2-like: MEGVTVGQVFDAECILSKRPRKGKFEYLVKWRGWSSKHNSWEPEENILDPRLLAAFHKREQERELLFQKKGKRPRGRPRKILPPAPAATKDIRSSSSSSSGLSSSASSSSSEDEDHTKKAKPSPRVHPVPQKRPQIMLAKPDPPRKKKRGRKPLPPDLKALRQAKSRSPPPLPPPRQHQALRPPRDELRPGVKKPLQPASFTYTGLSRTSRDEAASSSQTSSSSFAQSASSKPGTLSSIWTSRSLSTSSPSSGSSHNKANPSAQSKNSVSELKRSISETGSSRGDFKVSPLKQGGASGTLGLHSSFGSGQLAVQRSTLSQRRQESIGGQGGLVQHKQQNSSLSKPSSSSSPTPRDRVNQALSLRALNLQSVSRPPTSSSLQGNNTSSAAARLSLRSGSNMVIKGSTKETRISAGGQRSSLAAGSAVEQGRGKEKQEDRKHTLSSQNRNLNELSTGDSDETSSSESEPDLSLYPSNSRPSLGINATDSDTETDWRPARSLLEHVFVTDVTANFITVTVKESPTSVGFFNSRNH, from the exons ATGGAGGGGGTCACAGTCGGCCAGGTATTTGATGCGGAATGCATCCTTAGCAAACGGCCGAGGAAG GGGAAGTTCGAGTATCTGGTGAAGTGGAGAGGGTGGTCGTCTAA GCACAACAGCTGGGAGCCAGAAGAGAATATTTTGGACCCAAGGCTTCTGGCAGCTTTTCACAAGAG AGAACAAGAGCGAGAACTTCTGTTTcagaagaaaggaaagaggCCAAGAGGACGACCACGAAAAATTCTG CCCCCTGCACCCGCTGCTACAAAAGATATTCGGTCCtcgtcctcttcttcctctggtcTTTCATCATCggcatcctcttcttcttcagaagATGAAGATCATACAAAGAAGGCAAAGCCGAGCCCTCGTGTCCACCCCGTCCCCCAGAAGAGGCCCCAGATCATGTTGGCCAAACCTGATCCACCCCGAAAGAAAAAGCGGGGGAGAAAGCCCCTCCCCCCTGACCTGAAGGCTTTAAGGCAGGCGAAGAGCCGatcgcctcctcctctgcctcctccacgCCAACACCAGGCGCTTAGACCACCCAGAGATGAACTACGGCCTGGTGTGAAGAAACCACTGCAGCCGGCCAGCTTCACCTACACCGGCCTGAGCAGGACCTCCAGAGATGAAGCTGCCTCTTCCTCCCAgacctccagcagctccttcGCCCAATCAGCGTCCTCTAAACCTGGGACCCTTAGCTCCATTTGGACCAGTCGGTCCCTATCCACCTCTTCTCCATCCTCTGGCTCCTCCCACAACAAAGCCAATCCTTCAGCACAAAGTAAGaactctgtgtctgagctgaagcGCTCCATCTCAgaaacaggcagcagcagaggagattTTAAAGTGTCCCCGCTAAAGCAAGGTGGAGCTTCAGGGACGCTGGGTTTACACAGCAGCTTTGGTAGTGGTCAGCTGGCAGTCCAGCGCTCAACACTAAGTCAGAGGAGGCAGGAAAGCATTGGAGGTCAGGGTGGGTTAGTCcaacacaagcagcagaacTCCAGTCTTTCCAaaccctcatcatcatcctcacccaCCCCTCGAGATCGAGTCAACCAGGCCCTGAGCCTCCGAGCCCTCAACCTGCAGAGCGTTAGCAGGCCGCCGACCAGCAGCAGCCTTCAGGGAAACAACACAAGCAGCGCTGCAGCAAGGTTAAGTCTAAGGAGCGGTAGCAACATGGTCATAAAAGGGAGCACTAAAGAAACTCGAATATCAGCTGGTGGGCAGCGCTCAAGTCTagctgcaggcagtgcagtggaGCAGGGAAGAGGGAAGGAGAAGCAAGAGGACAGGAAACACACCCTCAGCTCTCAGAACCGCAACTTGAACGAGCTCAGCACTGGCGATTCAGACGAGACAAGCAGCAGCGAGTCAGAGCCCGACCTGTCCCTGTATCCCAGCAACAGTAGGCCCAGCCTCGGCATCAATGCCACCGActctgacacagaaacagactgGCGGCCAGCACGGAGCCTCCTGGAGCACGTCTTTGTCACTGATGTGACGGCCAACTTCATCACAGTGACTGTGAAGGAGTCACCGACCAGCGTGGGATTCTTCAACTCACGCAATCACTGA